A stretch of DNA from Temnothorax longispinosus isolate EJ_2023e chromosome 2, Tlon_JGU_v1, whole genome shotgun sequence:
CGGAAAGTATGACAGAAAGTACGAATACTTTAATACATATCAATATCTGAGATTATaggcttgaaaatttttattcttttttctggatttattttttccatttttattcttttcttttaccttttattatcatttcttttCACATGTTCTTTCGTGTTGACAACGAAAAGAGAAAAccaatttttaagtaaaactcATCTTCACTCGTCCTACAAGTGGAAATTTCCAAGTAAATCTGCCATAATGGTAGAATCcacaattaaatttgtaacCAATCGTACAATCTTTTTCCCGTTAGTTTCCGTTTAAGATAAGATTATTTCGTAAACAACAGCGAAAACGGTAGCGGAAaatcatttttcttaatttaaatattcattaattatatccattttcacgtaaaatatctttcactGAAAAGGCTATTGTACAAAGAATGTAAAGACGGTAATTACtatatacaaagaaaaagatgCTTTTTGTTTTGAGGTGATTTTCTAGATATTTGTTACTCTTTTGACCTTTTCACAGCTTTTTATTCGAATCCTGTATCCCTGGCGGAGTTTTATTGCTCTCCAGTAGAGAGGATAGTCGAAGGAGCAAGCGAAGCCGTACAATCCACAAACGAACGAATAGCTCCTCTCACGTTTCTCCCGCGGGGCGGAGTGGAAAGGGAGGAGAAAGGGGAAGGGGGGCGGAACGGGGGGCGGTAGGAGAGAAATGGGAAAACGCGGGTgggagcgagagcgagagccaGACGTATTAATTAAACGACTCATTTTCATCGCACGACAAAAACGTGAGTTTAACGCCCATCGTCGACTAATACGTCGCCCCACTGCAGCTTCTACGTATCTCGCAGGAACTGTGGTAGCCAGGACCGCGTTCGTGTCCAACTCTGGTTTCGCGTCGCGTCAAATTGGCCAATCGGATCCGAGTGCACGCCTTCGCGTGTGTAACTTGAGCAACGCCCATTCCCCACTTCGCGAGCTCAATCTTGCTTTGACGAGAAATAAGCTGGTGGGGCGTATAACTCGATGCCCTGCTCCAACAGAACGCGGTTCCCCACTACGGCGTGGCAAGCGCCTCGTTTAGCCTGTAATTTGCTCAAACACTAGCAAGCTCTCGTGCCAGGAACATCCGTCAGAGCTGGCGCTCGGTGTTCGCTCTCGTATTAACCGAGAGCTGAAATTCACAGGACACGCGCGACGTATGGTCCCCTTTCGACGTTTTATCCACAACAACCTTCCGTGTCGCGTTTCTCGTCGAGGGCGTCGAGGCTCCAGTCGTGTCGCGCGAGCAGGTCGATGGAGAGTGTCAGACGTGACGTACGAGTGAGTGTCGTGAGACTCCAGCCAGTGCGACGGCATTCGTGATTATACGACGTGATTACATCAGTTGAGTTACGTTGGTGGGTGATTTGGAGACACCTGCGGGACGACGAGTTTGCGAGTACATGATATATTTCTATCCGTCGTATTCTAGTGATGCGCCAACAAGAGGCCGGGACTTAATTGTCCGTCGCGAGTGACTGTCGAGGCAATCGGTGCCGATTCAACGTGTTCGGAGTAACAAATTTCATCGATGATCATTGTGGTTGAGAAGAAGCAATTAATATTCCCGGACAAAAGAAAACAATCAAGAAATCGAGACACCCTGGGAATTGTATGAAGAGATACAGACGTTGAAAATTGTAGATCTTCAGGTGGGGGTTGATGTGCCCCAGTGACAATATAATACCGTTTATCGGGAGCAAATACGTCTAGAAGTTTACCGTTGACGTAGGTCGTGCGATCGATTCGAAGAAGACGACTTCGAGGCGGTCGCGATGACGCGGCGAACTTAATCAGCGACGATTCAGCGCTCGCAGATCCGTTGGTCCTTTCAAAGTGGGTTGTCCACCTGGGAAGCGTACGATAATCGTACGATGATGCCGCTCGCGCCGACGCCAATCGTTCCGGTGCCATCTAAGCCGAAGATCGGCTTCAGTATCGACTCGATCGTCGGCGGCGGGCAAGGTGGTCGCGAGGCAGACCGGCTGGAGCAGCGAGTCGAAATCGATGGCAGTCCGATGGAGATAGTCGAGGGCTCCTCCTCCCCGCGAGCGCGTCGGGTCACCACGAGATCGCCCGGTGCTCATTCCGAGGGTTCCGATCGGCCCGTCTCTAGGAGTTCCTCCGTCGAGTCATATCCCAACTCGCGACGAACACCGTCGCACGCTATCATCggtagcggcggcggcggtcaCCATCATCTTCACGGCGCTAACCATCACGGTCACCCGCATCACCACCTGTCGGCGACGACGCATCTAGACTTCGGACGGACAACCGTTCACAGCCACAGTGGCGGCTCTACGCCCAACAACAGCCCCAGCCCGCCGCACAGGATACCACACGGGGATTCACCGATCGGCTCGCATCCCCAACCGCCCCCAGGGGTGGTCAGGCCCAGCCCGAATTACCTCGCCCCGCCATCTAATGCCGCGACGGCCGCGGTCATGGCCGCGGAACAGCTCAAATCTCTGTATGGACTACCCGGTGGTCACAGTCCCGCTGGTCCGCAGGCTGGTCAAAACGAATACCACTCTCAGCAATTGGCTCTAGCCGCTAATTTGGCTGCGGCCCAGCATTTCCAGGCGGCGAATATCGCGGTAGCACTTCAAGCTCATCACGGCGCGTCGCCCCATGGGCCGCCGCATGGACCTTATCCGCATGGTGGGGCTCCCGGAGGGCCACATCCGCCACCTCATCCGCATCAACAGCCTAGAGATAGCTACCCCCTGTACCCTTGGTTACTGTCAAGGCATGGTAGAATCTTTCCGCATAGATTTCCTGGAGGTATGTCCTTCATCTTTTCTGCTCTTTTGagtataataattcttattagtGTTAGACATGCGAAGTCAGGTAACTGTTTGGaaacaatttatgtttttttttttacaaaagacgTTTAATGTGTCCTTTAACGCGTGAAATTTAACGGACGTTATGCGATTTACGcgatatgaaagaaaaattacgtataataataaagatgagatacgttatatatttagtCGAATTTCCTTCGCGAATGATTGACTTGTGTAATTCACTGGAATTTACACGTGTTGACGTTAGCGAGTGTCAAGTGTCACTTgagtgaaaatatttattttgtttaatatgaAAGAGATCGTTGTTTGTCCgagaaatgtttatatttgGAAGCTAAGATCATCTTCAAGAGCCAAACAATTTAGAAAACTTACTTGACCTCGATTTAACGATTATGTCTGTGAGCACACAACTCTAAATCTGCGTCTGAAGATTTCGGCAATTCGGTTTGCAgacgtaattatatttacattggGTTTATCGCGTAGTAATTTATCTGCGTGAAAGTCATACAAGTAGATAAACCATACCATTCACATTCCTTATCACAAATCATGCGAGATCGATGTGTAAGCatagagaaaatataacaatattcatAATGAGAAACGATTTGTCTCGGAGACCGCTTTGAATGTTTCATATGTATTCATGCCATTCCGATATGTCAAAGGACATcgacacatattttttttcaaacgttATCGTTCGAGACGTATGTAAATACCGTCAACTGACAAAGCCGAGTGAAACTCGATCGGCGCACGATCGAGAGATCGCGGTCGCGCGTCCCATTTgcaatattgataattatccCTGTACACTGACGCGCGCGCATCGCTGCGTTACGTAAGTATTTCGTAATGTAGGATTTTGTAATGTTGTTGGTATGGCGTTTCTTATcgcgcgccacgccgcgccacgccgcgttATGCCGGGCAAAACAAGTGTCATATAGCTTCCCGCGTTTCTCGGCgtcgtaattaatttatttccccGCGTTGATATAACCGCCAATCCAATTACGCGCCTATCGCCGTTCGTACTATTAATGGGAAACAGAAGAAATATCGTCGCACCCGAGAGagttctcgctctctcgcggcGTCTTGTTCCGGCTCCCCGCGGTTCGACCGTTTCGTTCGCGCGATGCTGAAGCACGCATGCACAACTTTATGATGGATGATGCCGCTTATCGGTTACGCCGAGATAACGATTTCTGTCGTCCAATATGTATTATTGAACAATCTGAGGTACCTCGAAGAGACATTTAATGTTTATGACGCGAAGGGGACGCGACACTGCCGGGAGATCAATTTGAGTCTCATTGGAGGTTCGCTAGACAATCAATAGTAATCGGCGTCTTATCTTCGGCCATTTGATAAATACATTTCATTGATCAATTAGACATCTATTACCGCGCGgcagataataatttaatcgatgacttttaatacaaatttaaaaattgactaATTGCTGgattcttattttaaagaaagcaTCAATTTTGAATTACaggttattaatattttagagaCATcggttttaaaattgtttgcaAATTACGAATCTACTTTATTCTTGCTCTAAAGCGCACGATTGTTGACCAATTTGTGTATATTTTGCGCTAAGGGCTAAGGCAGTTTGTCGAACCTTTTTCGAAGTTTGAACAGAGAGATAGAGTCTGTTTAGCAAACTTTTTACAAACTACTTAAGATACACTGGCCGGCAATCAGACAACATAGGCCTCCGTTTAATATTACTTACGTGGTAGGCCACAAGAGGCAGGCAAGCTTGGAGAAGACAGAACGTCCCCGGCAGGTAGAGAAGACgattatcataaatttacCGCAATCGGCATATATACGGGGCGTGCCACTCggtaaagaaatatatctgCGGAGACGAAACTAGTTTCCCCTGAGAAAAGCTTTCAAACGAATGCCATATTAGTCCTTGACGTTTCGCACATTT
This window harbors:
- the LOC139808063 gene encoding uncharacterized protein — encoded protein: MMPLAPTPIVPVPSKPKIGFSIDSIVGGGQGGREADRLEQRVEIDGSPMEIVEGSSSPRARRVTTRSPGAHSEGSDRPVSRSSSVESYPNSRRTPSHAIIGSGGGGHHHLHGANHHGHPHHHLSATTHLDFGRTTVHSHSGGSTPNNSPSPPHRIPHGDSPIGSHPQPPPGVVRPSPNYLAPPSNAATAAVMAAEQLKSLYGLPGGHSPAGPQAGQNEYHSQQLALAANLAAAQHFQAANIAVALQAHHGASPHGPPHGPYPHGGAPGGPHPPPHPHQQPRDSYPLYPWLLSRHGRIFPHRFPGGPDIPGFLLQPFRKPKRIRTAFSPSQLLKLEHAFEKNHYVVGAERKQLAQALSLTETQVKVWFQNRRTKHKRMQQEEEAKAQQQSGGGGGGGGGGGNGGNGNANNNSNSKNTHHVSKWQQETGDYHHEEEEEEEHIDPEADECSSGSEA